One segment of Anaerolineales bacterium DNA contains the following:
- a CDS encoding response regulator transcription factor, which produces MSPTQPKTPPDRVVIVSAEALARAGLAAYFQADPGWEVVAMDVPDQGAVGSISAQAPDLVVWDAGGDEELLDRLGQDLAELPHTLVLVRSAEDAEAAWSAGARAVLHRQVEAETLLAAARAALAGLWISDQPARRQPEPSPAEAEALREALTPRELQVLRLMADGLPNKAISARLSVTESTVKFHVNAILRKLDAQSRTEAVVRAGRSGLIPL; this is translated from the coding sequence GTGAGCCCAACGCAGCCCAAGACACCGCCAGACCGCGTCGTGATCGTCTCCGCAGAGGCGCTTGCTCGGGCCGGCCTGGCCGCGTACTTCCAGGCCGATCCCGGCTGGGAGGTGGTCGCAATGGATGTCCCGGATCAGGGAGCGGTCGGCAGCATTTCCGCTCAGGCGCCGGACCTGGTTGTTTGGGATGCGGGCGGGGACGAGGAGCTGCTGGACCGATTGGGACAGGACCTGGCGGAACTGCCGCACACGCTAGTGCTGGTCCGTTCAGCCGAGGATGCTGAAGCGGCGTGGTCCGCTGGCGCTCGGGCCGTGCTTCACCGCCAGGTCGAGGCGGAAACCCTGCTGGCTGCCGCCCGGGCAGCCCTGGCGGGGCTTTGGATTTCCGACCAGCCTGCGAGACGCCAGCCCGAGCCTTCACCGGCAGAGGCCGAGGCGCTTCGGGAGGCGCTCACCCCGCGTGAACTGCAAGTGTTGCGGTTGATGGCCGATGGTCTACCCAACAAGGCCATCTCCGCCAGGCTCTCCGTAACCGAGAGCACCGTCAAGTTCCACGTCAACGCCATCCTGCGCAAGCTGGATGCCCAGAGCCGGACGGAGGCCGTCGTGCGAGCTGGGCGCAGCGGCCTGATCCCCCTCTAA
- a CDS encoding S1C family serine protease, protein MNKVLETVSEELAALVASVQGIVRVEGRRRLAASGVVWSPEGVIVTAEHVVRRDESILVGLAEGETDEASLVGRDPSTDLAVLRVATSPIAAPAWRTTDELKVGHLALALGRPGRSVQSTLGIVSAVGGPFQTGMGGAIDRYLQTDAVMYPGFSGGALVTADGRVAGVMTSGLVRGVSLALPTETVRRVVETLLQHGRIRRGFLGVGAQAVRLPEAAATQSGQGVGLLVMSVEPGSPADQGGVLLGDTLLAFEGTPLLSMEDLLGALSGDRVGKPAEIRLLRGGGLTSVKATIGERG, encoded by the coding sequence ATGAACAAGGTTCTGGAGACAGTATCTGAGGAACTGGCGGCGCTGGTGGCTTCGGTCCAGGGCATCGTCCGGGTCGAGGGCAGGCGGCGACTGGCGGCCAGTGGCGTAGTGTGGTCCCCCGAGGGCGTGATCGTCACCGCCGAGCACGTTGTACGGCGAGACGAGTCCATCCTCGTCGGTCTGGCGGAAGGCGAGACCGACGAGGCGAGCCTGGTGGGACGTGACCCGAGCACGGATCTGGCCGTCCTCCGGGTCGCGACCAGCCCGATCGCGGCTCCCGCCTGGCGCACGACCGATGAGCTGAAGGTCGGCCACCTGGCGCTGGCCCTGGGTCGTCCCGGCCGAAGCGTCCAGTCGACCCTGGGTATCGTCAGTGCCGTTGGCGGGCCGTTCCAAACCGGCATGGGAGGCGCCATCGATCGCTATCTTCAGACGGATGCGGTGATGTACCCGGGTTTTTCGGGTGGAGCGCTCGTCACGGCCGACGGACGAGTCGCCGGCGTGATGACCTCTGGCCTGGTGCGCGGCGTCAGCCTGGCGCTGCCGACTGAGACGGTTCGCAGAGTCGTCGAGACATTGCTTCAGCACGGCAGGATCCGACGCGGGTTCCTGGGCGTCGGCGCCCAGGCTGTGCGCCTTCCGGAGGCGGCTGCCACTCAGTCCGGGCAGGGGGTGGGGCTGTTGGTGATGTCGGTCGAGCCAGGCAGCCCGGCCGACCAGGGTGGGGTGCTGCTGGGCGATACCCTACTGGCGTTTGAAGGCACCCCGCTGCTGTCGATGGAAGACCTGCTCGGCGCCCTCTCCGGCGACCGGGTCGGAAAGCCGGCCGAGATCCGTCTGCTCCGCGGCGGCGGGCTGACGTCGGTCAAAGCGACCATTGGGGAGCGAGGCTAG
- a CDS encoding GNAT family N-acetyltransferase produces the protein MTGGSVPDERSLDRPRQGETKTEGAIDPHFGFLREKGFEVRPARFDDLPRAVEMFNLAETELIGAGGITAERYAQEWKFPGFNLDVDTRLVLAPDGSPVGCAEVWTLLDPPVHPWMWTRVHPAWRGRGIGTSLLAWSLTRALRGIDRVPPQARFAPRVACPVAHNPSTALFRDFGFEAVRHSWTMSIDLDVPPPAPAWPPGIRLRPFRHPQDLRAVYTATIDAFRDHWGFVEAPFEQGFRQWTHASVELRPFDPSLWFVAVEGEEIAGIALCRAHADDDPEMGWVDTLGVRRLWRKRGLGLALLLHAFSALRAAGARRAGLGVDAASLTGATRLYTRAGMHVLRESTFFELELRPGEELARLE, from the coding sequence ATGACGGGCGGTTCCGTACCGGACGAAAGATCCCTTGACCGACCCCGCCAGGGCGAGACGAAAACGGAGGGTGCCATCGACCCGCATTTCGGATTCTTGCGTGAGAAAGGTTTCGAGGTTCGCCCGGCCCGGTTCGACGATCTGCCGCGTGCGGTCGAGATGTTCAACCTGGCCGAGACCGAACTCATCGGAGCGGGTGGGATCACAGCAGAGCGCTACGCGCAGGAGTGGAAGTTCCCGGGCTTCAATCTTGATGTCGACACGCGCCTGGTGCTGGCGCCCGATGGATCGCCGGTGGGCTGCGCCGAGGTATGGACCCTGCTCGACCCGCCAGTCCATCCATGGATGTGGACTCGGGTGCACCCGGCGTGGCGCGGGCGAGGCATCGGCACCAGCCTGCTGGCCTGGTCGCTGACGAGAGCGCTGCGGGGCATCGATCGTGTCCCGCCGCAGGCACGCTTCGCGCCGCGCGTCGCCTGCCCGGTGGCGCACAACCCGAGCACCGCCCTGTTTCGCGATTTCGGCTTCGAGGCCGTGCGCCACAGCTGGACGATGTCCATTGACCTCGACGTTCCTCCGCCGGCTCCCGCCTGGCCGCCTGGCATCCGGCTGCGCCCCTTTCGGCATCCGCAGGACCTGCGCGCGGTCTACACCGCGACCATCGATGCTTTTCGAGATCACTGGGGCTTCGTCGAGGCGCCGTTTGAACAAGGGTTCCGCCAGTGGACGCACGCCTCGGTGGAGCTGCGCCCATTCGATCCCAGCCTGTGGTTTGTCGCTGTTGAGGGGGAAGAGATCGCCGGGATCGCTCTATGTCGGGCCCACGCCGACGACGACCCCGAGATGGGCTGGGTCGACACCCTGGGAGTTCGCCGGCTGTGGCGCAAGCGCGGGCTCGGCCTGGCGCTGCTGTTGCACGCTTTCTCCGCCCTGCGCGCGGCCGGCGCCCGCCGGGCAGGCCTCGGCGTCGACGCCGCCAGCCTGACCGGCGCAACACGCCTGTACACCCGCGCCGGGATGCACGTGCTGCGCGAATCGACGTTCTTCGAACTCGAATTGCGGCCAGGCGAGGAACTCGCCAGGCTCGAATAG
- a CDS encoding DUF5668 domain-containing protein yields MTQTYRHGGIVGPTMLIGIGAVLLMDNLGRLGQSPWTVLLDLWPIILVAAGLDLAIGYRSLAGAVLAAVLSLVVLAGAIGGLADRDGLPTENLAAEVVQVQLNGVASAKVTLAPLAASLRVGSLQDDTLLLAGKIYSHPWERVGQAYLRSGNTARVKLQTTGASLSPTTSFAGTTPAWDLGLTPAIPLDIEVSLVAGEANLPMGDLTAESLKVELVFGQSTVVLPANGKYDARLSGVFGQTVVVIPAGLEASVRLEPLLTGRTIDSDLRQLPDGRYVTAGYGQAENQVDLVISQVVGAIEVLAE; encoded by the coding sequence ATGACCCAGACCTACCGACATGGAGGCATCGTCGGGCCGACGATGCTGATCGGGATCGGCGCCGTCCTGCTCATGGACAACCTCGGCAGGCTGGGGCAGAGCCCGTGGACAGTCCTGCTGGACCTGTGGCCTATCATCCTGGTGGCAGCCGGACTGGATCTGGCCATCGGCTATCGTTCCTTGGCGGGCGCTGTCCTGGCGGCAGTGTTGTCGCTCGTCGTGCTGGCGGGCGCAATCGGAGGGCTTGCCGACCGGGACGGCCTGCCCACCGAGAACCTTGCCGCCGAGGTTGTCCAGGTTCAGCTGAACGGCGTTGCCTCGGCCAAGGTCACCCTGGCCCCCCTGGCGGCGTCGCTGCGGGTGGGCAGTTTGCAGGACGATACGCTTCTTCTTGCTGGCAAGATCTACTCCCACCCCTGGGAGCGAGTCGGGCAGGCCTACCTGCGCTCTGGCAACACAGCCCGGGTGAAGCTCCAGACCACCGGCGCCTCGCTGTCCCCGACGACCAGCTTCGCCGGCACCACGCCAGCCTGGGACCTGGGGCTCACTCCCGCTATCCCCCTCGACATCGAGGTCAGCCTGGTGGCGGGCGAGGCCAATCTGCCAATGGGAGACTTGACGGCCGAGAGCTTGAAGGTCGAGCTGGTCTTCGGACAGTCGACAGTTGTGCTCCCGGCCAATGGGAAATACGACGCTCGTCTGTCGGGCGTGTTCGGGCAGACGGTGGTCGTGATTCCGGCTGGCCTGGAAGCCAGCGTCCGGCTTGAGCCGCTGCTGACAGGCCGCACGATCGATTCTGACCTGCGCCAGCTTCCAGATGGGCGCTACGTCACGGCAGGCTACGGACAGGCCGAGAACCAAGTCGACCTGGTGATCTCGCAGGTCGTGGGAGCCATCGAGGTACTGGCGGAGTAG